CGAGCAAAAAGATATGATCATTAAAGCACTTACCGACCGGATCAAAAAGTTGGAAAAGCAATTGGCTTCAAGCAAAAGAAAAAAATAACAGCAATATCTTATTGATAAAGCACGAAAAATAATATTCACAGGTTATCATTGATAATGTTCATATATGATGGATCTATCTATTATCAAAAAAATTTCGGAGAAAAAAGGAATTCCTCTAAAAAGAATTGCTGAAAATATAGGCATGTCCGAACAAAATTTACACAGATGTATTAAAAACAATAACATAAAAGCCGATAGTCTGGGAAAAATTGCAGCGATCCTGAATATTCCCATTCAAGATTTTTTTGATGAAAAACAGGCATACCCGACCAACGATGTACGAAATAATATGTTGGAATCAAAAGCAATTTATGAGTTATTAAATGACAAAGAAAGGATTATCAAACTACAATATGATAAAATCAAAAGCCTGGAAGAGGAATTAAGACGTTATAAACAATAACTTTTTAATTTGAACTATTAACAGCACGATTATTAACATACTCTTTTATGTCGGTAAAGTAGAAAAACACCGGCAATTCGAATATTCACATAAGTTAAATTAATGACTAAAATTATATATATGATAAAAAATTGTGCATTATAAAAAGAAAATCCATTACTTTTGTTCATATTTTAATAACATTTTATCACAAACACTTAAACTAAATTCACATGAAAAAGTTATTTTTTTTAGCATTTATTACAATTGCATTTACCGCGGCTGCACAAGATGACGCCCGTGCACGTATCGGGATAAAAGGTGGTGTCAACTTTTCCAATATCAGTAAAGATAAAGATGGAAATATTGATAAAAGCAATATGCTTCCGTCCTTCCACGTGGGGTTGATAGCTGATGTCCCGTTAGGTGTTCCTATCATTTCGCTACAACCCGGATTGCTATTATCCGGGAAAGGCGCAAAATATGAAATCGGAGACGGTACCATGAAGTTGAAACCATTTTATTTAAATCTGGATGTTAACCTTTTACTAAACATTCCGTTTGGTGATGATTTTAAAGTATTCGCAGGTGTCGGCCCTTATGGTGCACTCGGCCTTTTCGGAAAATTGAAAACCGAAGGAACCATTTTGGGAATAGATGTAAATAAAGATTTTGACATCAAATTTTCGGATAATAAGGATGACATTGACCGTGTAGAAGAATATGCACACATGAAAAGATTTGATGTGGGGGCAAATCTTACAGCCGGAGTTGTCCTTTCGAATATCATGCTAAGCGCTAATTACCAGCTTGGATTTACCAAAATGCGGCAAGGAGTAGCGGATGATAATGATGACAAGGGTAAAAACCGTTCATTGAGTATATCGATAGGGTTTCTCTTCTAACTCTTTTACCTAAAAACAAAATACTATGTTCGTTTATGAAAATAAACATTCATAAACGAACATAATTTTATTGGTATTTTTCAATATCACGAACAGGAATTTTTATTTATTGGTTGCTTCTTTCTTTTTCTAAAAAAGAACAACGGGAGATAAACTAAAATTCCTACCAGTGAAAACAATAATCCACCCATTGTCCCTGCAGCCAGTGCAAACCAGAATGGTTCCCTTGGTTTGCCAATAACAAATGGAATCAGTCCAAGGATAGTGGATAAGATAGTCAATAATACCGGTGTTATCTTACCGTGTAGAGCCTGTAAATACAAGCGCCTTGGCGAACAGGGAGAATGCCTTCGTAGATTATTGTAATCGTTGATAATATAAATAGCTGCATTTACGGTGAGACCACACAATAGTACCATAGCAGCAAAGCCACCCTGATCAAAATTCAACCCGAACAGGTAAAACGTAAGGAATAAGCCTATAAAAGCAAAGGGAACCAGGCTAATTACAGCCAATGGTTGACGTAAGGACTCAAACAGTATGGAACACAATACATACATGACTATTAAGATCAACAAAATGATCCAGTATTGTTTTTTTTCTTTCTTCCACCAGTAGTTTCCTCCTACTGCTTCGGCTTTATACCCCAAAGGTAAAATTTCATTGGCTTCTTTTACTGTCCGTTCATGTAGTTTGCTGGCAAACCTCGATGATCCGATATAATCATAACTGACTGTCAGGGTATATTGCTGGTCTTCCTTACAAATATCCTGCTGTTCATCTTCTTTTACCATTTCGCTCACAGAAGACAGTTTAAAATAATTATCCCCACTTTGCATCAGACTGTGGTGCATGAGCCATTGGTCTATTTGTGGCAATTGTTTTGACCTGATTTTAATCTGCTGGTAACTGTCGTTAATTATTGTACTGGTAGCGGTCTGCTCGTTCCCTGCAGCAATTTGAACGATATTGAAATATTGTGGAAGCGATATTCCGCTCATATACAAACGTTCGACATCCGGACGCAGCACAAATTCACGGTCCAGGTTCTTATAATTCGAATAACGGCTCATCAGGTTTACTTCCTTGATGCGTGGATTTTCCATCAGGCCTTTTCCGATATTTTCGCCATAAATATATAATTCATCATAATTATAGCCATATAGCTGTATCCGATGTTGTCCGGTAGATTCCCGTATCTGGTTAGAAAAATAGTCGCCTACTCCATAAACGGTCCAATCTGCAGCGCCCGAATTAATGCCCCAGGAAACCAGTTCGTTTTTCAGGTGAAAAGGCAGATAGCTGTATTCATGTTCTTCGGTGAAGGTAATGCTGACATTCGCTCTTTGGGGAGAATATATGTTGGCTTGAAATTTATCTATCCCAGAGTATCCGGATAAATATTTTTCCATTTTTTCAATGTTCTGGTTCATTTGCATGATAGTGGATCCGGGAGGCATGGTCGCATAAACATTCAGAGTAGTTCGTTGGCGTTCGGAACTCCAGTTTGATCCTTCAAACACGAATTGGACAAATAACCTCAAAGCTCCTCCCAGGGATTTATCAACGATAGGTTTCGCCTTCTCAACATACCATGAACTGCCCAGTGTTTTATTATAGATCTGTGGCCATTTTCCTTCTCCCTCGAGTTTATTAGGAAGCATAAACACAGGAAGTCCGAATCCAATTATGACAATTACCCATGCAATCCAACTACGACGACGGATACCGGATATCATACGGGTATAGAAACGTGATAATCCGGATAATCTCCTGATACCCTTCATGGATATTTTCTTGACCTTTTCCGTGCTTCCCGATATAGGGCCTATCAATCGAACATAAAGTGCCGGTGTAAGAAACCATGCTCCCGCCAGGGAAACCATCAGGTTAATAATGACAACAATAGCAAAATCAGATAAATTGAGTTTGATGCGTTCATCAAGAAAGAAAACAGATGACAAGGAAATAGCAGTTGTAAGCGTGGCTGCTAATATAGCTACGAATACGCGACGGTTTCCCCTGCTGCGGATATGCTCCACCATTACAATGGTATTGTCAATGATCAATCCCAGCGAAATGGTGATCCCTGCGAGTGAATAAAGATGTATTTCAATATTTAATAGGTAATACATCCCCAGGGCAACACATATATTGACAATAATACTGATTAGTATAATTAGCAAAAAACGTACTTTCCTTGTCACCAGAAGAATAAAAATCAAAAGAATACAGATGGTCGCAATAGTACGGATATATATTTTATCCAGCTCTTTCTTGATATATTCAGTACTATCATCCCTTTTTTGCAACTCATACCCTCCGGGTAATTTTTTCTCCAATTCTGCAATTTTTGCATTTACTTCATTTGCCAGAACGATATGATTAGATAAAGGTGATGCATAAATAACAATATTAATGGTATTTAAACCATTCATCCGGAAAT
This genomic window from Bacteroidales bacterium contains:
- a CDS encoding PorT family protein — translated: MKKLFFLAFITIAFTAAAQDDARARIGIKGGVNFSNISKDKDGNIDKSNMLPSFHVGLIADVPLGVPIISLQPGLLLSGKGAKYEIGDGTMKLKPFYLNLDVNLLLNIPFGDDFKVFAGVGPYGALGLFGKLKTEGTILGIDVNKDFDIKFSDNKDDIDRVEEYAHMKRFDVGANLTAGVVLSNIMLSANYQLGFTKMRQGVADDNDDKGKNRSLSISIGFLF
- a CDS encoding helix-turn-helix domain-containing protein; its protein translation is MMDLSIIKKISEKKGIPLKRIAENIGMSEQNLHRCIKNNNIKADSLGKIAAILNIPIQDFFDEKQAYPTNDVRNNMLESKAIYELLNDKERIIKLQYDKIKSLEEELRRYKQ
- a CDS encoding efflux RND transporter permease subunit — encoded protein: MKRSFTILLIWATLSIAGLAFLPLLHVKWQPSQTLPSITVSYSWSNVSGRVIEQEVTSVLEGSLNRIRGIRKISSTSRNNSGYISIEFDKTVNMDEVRFEAASIIRQLYPKLPDGISFPSLSLNRPNNQQERSLLVYSLQAPANPAGIQEYAEEVIKPALGQIEGISTISVYGASPYEWMVEYDADQLKAIGLTPASLNTAIRRHYSEQPLGMVQDMDTKGNKAWVQLTVTNLNAHKVRLEEIPLTSVNERVIYLGDIATIKHTEREPTSYFRMNGLNTINIVIYASPLSNHIVLANEVNAKIAELEKKLPGGYELQKRDDSTEYIKKELDKIYIRTIATICILLIFILLVTRKVRFLLIILISIIVNICVALGMYYLLNIEIHLYSLAGITISLGLIIDNTIVMVEHIRSRGNRRVFVAILAATLTTAISLSSVFFLDERIKLNLSDFAIVVIINLMVSLAGAWFLTPALYVRLIGPISGSTEKVKKISMKGIRRLSGLSRFYTRMISGIRRRSWIAWVIVIIGFGLPVFMLPNKLEGEGKWPQIYNKTLGSSWYVEKAKPIVDKSLGGALRLFVQFVFEGSNWSSERQRTTLNVYATMPPGSTIMQMNQNIEKMEKYLSGYSGIDKFQANIYSPQRANVSITFTEEHEYSYLPFHLKNELVSWGINSGAADWTVYGVGDYFSNQIRESTGQHRIQLYGYNYDELYIYGENIGKGLMENPRIKEVNLMSRYSNYKNLDREFVLRPDVERLYMSGISLPQYFNIVQIAAGNEQTATSTIINDSYQQIKIRSKQLPQIDQWLMHHSLMQSGDNYFKLSSVSEMVKEDEQQDICKEDQQYTLTVSYDYIGSSRFASKLHERTVKEANEILPLGYKAEAVGGNYWWKKEKKQYWIILLILIVMYVLCSILFESLRQPLAVISLVPFAFIGLFLTFYLFGLNFDQGGFAAMVLLCGLTVNAAIYIINDYNNLRRHSPCSPRRLYLQALHGKITPVLLTILSTILGLIPFVIGKPREPFWFALAAGTMGGLLFSLVGILVYLPLFFFRKRKKQPINKNSCS